CCACGCCGTGAATACGTCACCGGACCCGGGCGGCCCAGGACGTGAGCAGTTCACCGGGCCGGACGACCCACGCCGTGGACACGTCACCGGGCCGGGCGGCGTACACCATTGGCTGCGCCCACCCGTTTCCGACCGGTGCGGCCCGATCCGGTGGACATCCGACAGAATCGCTGTCCGTGCCGCCTCGCAAGCCCTCGCCCATCGGGGCGCACGTGTTCGTGGGCGCGGGGCTGGTGTCGAGCGGGCTGCCCTACGCGCGCGACGTCGGCGCCCAAGCGGTGCAGGTCTTCCTGTCGAACCCGCGCGGCTGGGCGGCCTCGCCCGGCGATCCTGCGCAGGACGAGGCGTTCCGGGCCGGCTGCGCGGAGGCGCGGATGCCGGTGTTCGTGCACGCGCCCTACCTCGTCAACCTCGGCTCCCCCACGGCCACGACCGCGGAACGCTCGGTCGAGGCGGTCCGGCATGCGCTGGCCCGCGGCCGGCGGATCGGCGCGCGGGGCGTCGTCGTACACACCGGCTCCGCCGTCGACGCGGCCCACCGCGAGGCCGCGATGCAGCAGGTGCGGTCGCTGCTCCTGCCGGTGCTCGACTCGCTGTCCGACGACGACCCGATGGTGCTGCTCGAGCACACGGCGGGCGGCGGCCAACCGCTCGCGTCGGCCGTGGGCGACCTCGGGCCCTACCTCGAGACGCTGGAACGCCACCCGCGGCTGGGAATCTGCCTCGACACCTGCCATGCGTACGCCGCAGGGCACGATCTCGCCAAGCCCGGCGGCATGCGCGCGCTGCTGACCGCGCTCGTCGCGGTGGCCGGACGCGGGCGGCTGAAGCTCGTGCACGCCAACGACACCAAGGACGCCCTGGGCTCCTGCCGCGACCGCCACACGAACATCGGCGCCGGCAGGATCGGCTCCGAACCGTTCGCGGAGCTGTTCCGCCACCCCGCCACCCGCGGCGTGCCGGTCATCGTCGAGACGCCCGGCAAGGGGCCCGAGCAGGCGGCCGACATCGCGTTGCTCAAGTCGCTGCGCGACCGGTGACTCGCAGGGCTCGTGACAAGCGTTGGCCCATCACTCGTCGGGGGCCGGTCGCCGCGCGGGGGCCGGTCGCCGCGCGGGGGCCGGTGGCCGCGCGGGGGCTGGTGTCTGCTGCCCGCCGGCTGGCCGCCGATGACCGGGAGCTAGCGGCCGGGGCCGCGCCGTCCGACCGGGCCCGGTCCTCGTTGCGTGGTTCCACCACAGCCGCGGTGCTGGCGCTGCTGGCGACGACCGCCGTGTGGGGCTCGACCTTCGTGGTCGTGAAGGACGCGGTCGCGCGGATGCCGGTGATGCCGTTCCTCGCTTGGCGCTTCGGGATCGCGACCGTCGCGATGCTCGTGCTGCGCCCGCGCGCGGTGGCCCGGCTGGGGCCGGCCGGTCGTCGCGACGGAGCCTTGCTCGGCCTGGCCCTGGGCGCGGGTTACGTGCTCCAGACCTACGGGCTGCAGTCGACGCCGGCGACGGTGAGCGGGTTCGTGACCGGGATGTTCGTGGTGTTCACGCCGCTGCTGGCCGGCCTGCTGCTGCACCGCCGGGTGGGGGCGTCGGCCTGGTTCGCGGTGGTCGTCGCGACCGTTGGGCTGGCGCTGCTGTCGCTGCACGGCATCGCGCTCGGCGGCGGGGTCACCCTGACTCTCTTGTGCGCCGTGGCCTTTGCCTTCCACATCGTGGGGCTCGGCGAGTGGTCCGCGTCGTACGACCCGTACGGCCTGGCGGTGGTCCAGCTCGCCACGGTGGCGGTCGGCTGCTCGATCGTGTCGGCGTTCACGGGATTGTCAGTGCCGCCGGACGCGGGCGTCTGGGGTGCCCTGGCACTCACGGCGCTGGCGGCGACGGCGGTCGCGTTCGTGGTGCAGACCTGGGCCCAGTCGCTGCTGTCGGCCACCCGCGCGGCGGTGATCATGATCATGGAGCCGGTGTTCGCGGCGGTCTTCGGCGCGGTGTTCGCGGGCGACTCGCTGTCGGGGCGGTCCCTGGCCGGCGGCGCCCTGGTCCTGGTCGCGATGCTCCTCGTCGAGGCCGGGCCGCTGTCGATGACCAGCCGAGCCCGTGATCAGGTCCGGTAGGCTGCCGACACGTGGTCATCGTCATGCAGCCGAGCGCGACGCCGGAGGACATCCAGGGCGTCGTGACCCTGGTGGAGGGGGCCGGCGGCAACGCGTTCGTGAGCCGCGGGGTGCACCGGACGATCATCGGGCTGGTCGGCGACATCGCGCAGTTCCAGTCGCTCAACCTGCAGGCGCTGCCCGGCGTCGGCGACGTGGTCCGCATCTCGCAGCCCTACAAGCTGGTCAGCCGCGAGAACCACGACCAGATGTCGACCATCCTCGTCGGCGGCTCGGGTACGACGCACCCGGTGCCCATCGGCCCGGGCCACTTCACGCTCATCGCCGGGCCGTGCGCCGTCGAGACACCCGAGCAGACGCTGGCCGCCGCGCAGATGGCCAAGGACGCCGGGGCGGCGCTGCTGCGCGGTGGGGCGTTCAAGCCCCGCACGTCGCCGTACGCCTTCCAAGGCCTCGGCGAGAAGGGCCTGCAGATCCTCGCCGACGTACGCGAGGAGACCGGCCTGCCGATCGTCACCGAGGTCGTCGACGCGCACGACGTCGACCTGGTGGCCTCCTACGCCGACATGCTGCAGATCGGCACCCGCAACGCGCAGAACTTCTCGCTGCTGCAGGCCGTCGGCGCCGTGCAGAAACCGGTGATGCTCAAGCGCGGGTTGCAGGCCACGATCGAGGAGTGGCTGATGGCGGCGGAGTACGTCGCCCAGCGGGGCAACCTCGACATCGTGCTCTGCGAGCGGGGCATCCGGACGTTCGAGACGGCGACCCGCAACACCCTCGACATCAGCGCCGTCCCGGTGGCCCACGACCTGTCGCACCTGCCGGTCGTGGTCGACCCGTCACACGCGGGCGGGCGCCGCGACCTGGTGGTGCCGCTGACCCGGGCGGCGATCGCCGCCGGCGCCGACGCGGTCATCGTCGACGTACACCCCGATCCGAGTACGGCCTTGTGCGACGGGCCGCAGGCGTTGATCGGCGACGACCTCAAGCTGCTGGCCGAGGCGGTGCGGGAGCTGCCGCCGCTGCTCGGCCGCCGCCTGACCTCCTGAGCTGCCCCCGTCGCTCGGCCGCACGCCTGACCTCCTGAGCTGCCCCCGTCGCTCGGCCGCACGTTCACGTCATAAGCCCCGGCCGCCCATCCCCCAGGTCACCGGTCCCCCAGGTCACCGGTCCCCCCGGCCACCGCGCCCTAGCTCCGTTTCCCGCCCGCCCTCGTGCGCGTTATGTCAACTGCCGCGGTGTAGGGCCTATTGGAGATCGACAAAGCCCCACACGGCGGCAGTAGTTGGCAAAGAGCTGGGCTGGGCTGGGCTGGGCTGGGCTGGGCTGGGCTGGGCTGGGCTGGGCTGGGCTGGGCTGGGCTGGGCTGGACTGGTCGCGCACGAAGAGTCAGGGGTCGTGGCGACTGTGGTCAGGCGGTCTCCAGCAAGCGGCTGACCACATCGGCCGCGCGGTCGCAGCCGGCGTCGTCCACGTCGAGGTGGGTGACCAGCCGCACCCGCCGCGCGCCGACCACGGAGATCCGCACTCCCTCGGCGGCGGCCTTCCGCGCCAGCGTCACCGCGTCGAGCGACGACGACGAGAGGTCGAGCGGCACGATGTTGGTCTCCACCACGGCCGGGTCGACGACGGGGGCCACAGCAGCGATCCGCACCGCCAGCTGGTGCGCCCGCGCGTGGTCCTCGGCGAGCCGATCTCGATGGTGCCGCAGCGCATAGAGCCCCGCTGCCGCGATGACCCCGGCCTGCCGCATCCCGCCACCGAGCCGCCGGCGGACCACCCGGGCCTCCGCCAGCAGCGCCTCGTCGGCCGCCACGACCAGCGAACCGACCGGCGCGCCCAACCCCTTCGACAGGCAGACAGACATCGTGTCGAACAGCCCGCCGTAGACGTCGAGGCCGACTCCGGTGGCGGCGTGGG
This genomic interval from Mycobacteriales bacterium contains the following:
- a CDS encoding deoxyribonuclease IV yields the protein MPPRKPSPIGAHVFVGAGLVSSGLPYARDVGAQAVQVFLSNPRGWAASPGDPAQDEAFRAGCAEARMPVFVHAPYLVNLGSPTATTAERSVEAVRHALARGRRIGARGVVVHTGSAVDAAHREAAMQQVRSLLLPVLDSLSDDDPMVLLEHTAGGGQPLASAVGDLGPYLETLERHPRLGICLDTCHAYAAGHDLAKPGGMRALLTALVAVAGRGRLKLVHANDTKDALGSCRDRHTNIGAGRIGSEPFAELFRHPATRGVPVIVETPGKGPEQAADIALLKSLRDR
- a CDS encoding DMT family transporter, yielding MAARGLVSAARRLAADDRELAAGAAPSDRARSSLRGSTTAAVLALLATTAVWGSTFVVVKDAVARMPVMPFLAWRFGIATVAMLVLRPRAVARLGPAGRRDGALLGLALGAGYVLQTYGLQSTPATVSGFVTGMFVVFTPLLAGLLLHRRVGASAWFAVVVATVGLALLSLHGIALGGGVTLTLLCAVAFAFHIVGLGEWSASYDPYGLAVVQLATVAVGCSIVSAFTGLSVPPDAGVWGALALTALAATAVAFVVQTWAQSLLSATRAAVIMIMEPVFAAVFGAVFAGDSLSGRSLAGGALVLVAMLLVEAGPLSMTSRARDQVR
- the aroF gene encoding 3-deoxy-7-phosphoheptulonate synthase, with amino-acid sequence MVIVMQPSATPEDIQGVVTLVEGAGGNAFVSRGVHRTIIGLVGDIAQFQSLNLQALPGVGDVVRISQPYKLVSRENHDQMSTILVGGSGTTHPVPIGPGHFTLIAGPCAVETPEQTLAAAQMAKDAGAALLRGGAFKPRTSPYAFQGLGEKGLQILADVREETGLPIVTEVVDAHDVDLVASYADMLQIGTRNAQNFSLLQAVGAVQKPVMLKRGLQATIEEWLMAAEYVAQRGNLDIVLCERGIRTFETATRNTLDISAVPVAHDLSHLPVVVDPSHAGGRRDLVVPLTRAAIAAGADAVIVDVHPDPSTALCDGPQALIGDDLKLLAEAVRELPPLLGRRLTS